One part of the Lotus japonicus ecotype B-129 chromosome 2, LjGifu_v1.2 genome encodes these proteins:
- the LOC130735452 gene encoding homeobox-leucine zipper protein ROC6-like produces MEGNKEMGLIGENFDSGLMGGARDDEYESRSGSDNFDVASGDDQDAGDDQPPQKKKKKYHRHTPQQIHELETFFKGCPHPDEKQRSDLSKTLGLENKKVKFWFQNRRTQMKTQLERQENMILKQENEKLRAENNMMQEAISNPSCNTCGGPAILGQISLEGHQIRIENARLKDELNRTGALVSKFLGRPLSSLGSPMALSTPNFGLEIGFGKNGVADTSNFSMSLPAGLDMGDGVFGAPPATLSGTRSPMGMMGNEAQVEGSTLTHLALAAMDELIKMAQIDSPLWIKSSSGGQEVLNQEEYAKICSPYTGSKPAGYVTEVSRETRVVMINSLALVDTFMDADRWLQMFPSMITRAVTMDAISSDTAGTGALQLMHAELQLPSPLVPVRQLNFLRFCKQHREGVWVVVDVSVDFGRNAANSNPFMNCRRLPSGCVVQDTPEGMSKITWVDHSQYDENVIHQMYRPLVNSGIGFGAHRWVATLQRQCECLAMLMSPSIPSEVSPVINQDGRRSMLRLAQRMTNSFWSGVCPSSASKWEILHIGNNNTRFMSRKHVDYSGEATSIVLSAATSVWLPVSRQRVFDFLRDGQNRGKWDIFSSGVTNQEMHHVIKGQGQGNCVSVLGASNNAANGNDRKLWLQDSWTDTSGSMIVYSSIDVQSFNIVASGQDSAYISLFPSGFSILPDGHSNNNCVGTSTNGSNGGAGNTNAGGCLLTFGIQMQNNLPTTMLTMESVDTINRHLSSTIQKIKMHTELGMNEAFFDSSEI; encoded by the exons ATGGAGGGCAACAAAGAGATGGGTCTCATTGGAGAAAATTTTGATTCTGGTTTGATGGGAGGGGCGAGGGATGATGAGTATGAAAGCAGGTCTGGAAGTGACAATTTTGATGTCGCATCAGGTGATGATCAAGATGCAGGTGATGACCAGCCAccacagaagaagaaaaagaaatatcaTAGACATACTCCTCAACAAATTCACGAGCTTGAAAC TTTCTTCAAGGGGTGTCCTCATCCTGATGAGAAGCAAAGATCAGATCTTAGTAAGACACTAGGGTTAGAGAACAAAAAAGTCAAGTTCTGGTTTCAGAATAGGAGAACCCAAATGAAG ACACAACTAGAACGTCAAGAAAACATGATTCttaagcaagaaaatgaaaagctcCGAGCAGAGAACAATATGATGCAGGAAGCTATATCAAATCCATCATGCAACACTTGTGGTGGCCCTGCCATTCTTGGTCAAATTTCATTGGAGGGGCACCAAATTAGAATTGAGAATGCTCGACTGAAAGATGAATTGAATCGGACGGGTGCCTTAGTAAGCAAGTTCTTGGGCCGGCCCCTCTCTTCATTGGGCTCTCCCATGGCTCTCTCAACCCCAAATTTCGGTCTAGAAATTGGTTTTGGAAAAAATGGGGTTGCTGATACAAGCAATTTTAGCATGTCCTTGCCAGCGGGACTTGACATGGGAGATGGAGTTTTTGGCGCTCCACCAGCCACACTTTCTGGGACTAGATCACCAATGGGAATGATGGGAAATGAAGCCCAGGTTGAGGGATCTACGCTTACGCATCTTGCATTAGCTGCTATGGATGAATTAATTAAGATGGCTCAGATAGATAGCCCTCTTTGGATTAAGAGTTCAAGTGGGGGGCAGGAAGTGCTGAACCAAGAGGAGTATGCAAAGATTTGTTCTCCTTATACCGGTTCAAAACCCGCTGGTTATGTAACTGAAGTTTCAAGAGAAACTAGGGTAGTAATGATCAACAGTTTGGCCCTGGTGGACACATTTATGGATGCG GATCGATGGTTACAGATGTTTCCATCTATGATTACTAGAGCTGTCACCATGGATGCGATATCTAGTGACACGGCCGGAACTGGAGCTTTGCAATTG ATGCATGCTGAGCTACAATTGCCTTCTCCACTAGTCCCGGTTCGCCAATTGAATTTCCTCCGGTTTTGCAAGCAGCACAGAGAAGGTGTgtgggttgttgttgatgtaTCAGTTGACTTTGGTCGCAATGCCGCCAATTCGAATCCTTTCATGAACTGTAGGAGGCTTCCTTCTGGATGTGTTGTGCAGGATACACCCGAAGGCATGTCCAAG ATTACTTGGGTTGATCATTCCCAATATGATGAAAATGTTATCCATCAAATGTATCGCCCTTTGGTGAATTCCGGCATTGGCTTTGGTGCTCATAGATGGGTCGCAACTCTTCAAAGACAGTGTGAATGCCTTGCAATGCTCATGTCCCCTTCAATACCATCTGAGGTCTCCCCTG TAATAAACCAAGATGGTAGGAGAAGCATGCTGAGGCTGGCGCAACGCATGACAAATTCCTTCTGGTCGGGGGTCTGTCCCTCATCTGCCAGTAAGTGGGAAATTCTTCACATTGGTaacaataacacaaggtttATGTCTCGGAAACATGTGGATTACTCTGGAGAGGCTACTAGCATTGTCCTTAGTGCTGCAACTTCTGTTTGGTTGCCGGTATCGCGACAAAGGGTGTTTGATTTTCTGCGTGATGGACAAAATAGAGGCAAATGGGACATCTTTTCTAGTGGTGTAACAAATCAGGAGATGCACCATGTTATCAAAGGGCAAGGACAAGGAAATTGTGTTTCTGTACTTGGAGCTAGTAATAAT gCTGCTAATGGCAATGATAGAAAATTATGGCTGCAAGATTCATGGACCGATACATCTGGTTCGATGATAGTGTATTCCTCCATCGACGTTCAGTCCTTTAACATTGTGGCAAGTGGTCAAGATTCTGCATATATTTCTCTATTTCCTTCTGGATTTTCCATTCTTCCAGATGGTCATTCAAACAACAATTGCGTTGGGACTTCAACCAATGGCAGCAACGGTGGCGCCGGCAACACCAATGCAGGTGGATGCTTGCTTACATTTGGGATACAAATGCAAAACAACCTCCCAACAACTATGCTTACAATGGAGTCCGTTGATACTATTAATAGGCACCTCTCAAGCACCATTCAAAAGATCAAGATGCACACGGAGTTGGGCATGAATGAAGCTTTCTTTGATTCAAGTgaaatttag
- the LOC130736612 gene encoding uncharacterized protein LOC130736612, with the protein MRLSIIVSSSSEAAHSHEQYSINEISKATSVWIIKLVNVDLELSNMRSELLVTCLQMGLVCNQMGLDYAIKHHPGAVVQLNREEMEKKTTIKKREGKAFPTFDGKEAYWWLIKVEQHCEAMEMAEEKKFSEAEMALTGDAFFWWYFWKRRNQNAKWWDFVKALLKKFQPEMDPDIPVYVKDSREEESPRINEVLENAREGHLVESKSEMIETTVEAEKSLTFEMQRPNLEAEVVRRGDGVSLGPRWRKHRKIHQQPKTMKRRKSLNKEGEPRQRNGMWVKCLSRIKHLPPQALNRLQHLASAEMILLKEGKTGTKWAALSGLTNFKQWDPGGGIFQSQTPEVLIKTAEHLEQPTYIEGALPTSHLEDKVDLLGRDWDTFKLAILKRFQVSSTLNPFAALLALKQEDSVAEFVEQFEKFAGMLKDIDETHLMDIFVNGLKEDIGAEIKLYEPTTLSIMVQKVLMIEQKNLAVSKVHPNSTSGSRFSNSYKSPSISRTVTVDTTQKSGGKSYTPSSSYSGSVSVEKPFQRNRPGNYRRLSDADYQEKIRKGECFRCDEKFGPNHVCKNKQFRVMLMEETGDSEPEDDPDCHPETEPVPHLSLNSIVGFTSRRSFKVWGTIEDHKVVVLVDCGATHNFISKALVQELHLKVEDTPSYVVEVGDGHKIPCKGVCKDMSLLLHNVPVNQQFYLFGLGGVDIVLGLEWLASLGDIRANFEQLTLRFTMNGQKLSLQGDPELCKKDASLNSLLKALQHGEGFLIDFQQIQAETDWRANVPADLVSILHQFPSIFEPPEGLPPHRRQDHAIHLKEGAQIPNLRPYRYPHYQKNEIEKLVAEMLDAGIIRPSTSPFSSPIILVRKKDGSWRFCVDYQALNKITVPDKFPIPVIDELLDEIGGARIFSKLDLRSGYHQIRMKEGDIEKTAFRTHEGHYEFLVLPFGLTNAPSSFQSLMNEVLRPLLRKFVLVFFDDILIYSLSMEDHIQHLHTVLSLLQQHDLKVNGKKCTFGQETLEYLGHIISAGGVSADPKKLQAMWLWPTPKDIKSLRGFLGLTGYYRRFVQNYGKIAKPLTNLLKKDAFQWSSDAHAAFEQLKNAMTTLPMLAVPDFTKPFVLETDASGTGLGAVLLQEGRPLAFWSTTLSDRNQRKSVYDRELMAVVKAVQKWRHYLLGHHFIIRTDQKSLKFLADQRMLGEEQFKWVSKLAGFDFDIQYKPGKDNSAADALSRRSSYCAISILQIHDFEEWVEEVNKDDKLQKIIQDLILDPTSHSGYVLRDQKLFFKGRLVLSKTSSRIPVILKEFHSSLMGGHSGIFRTYKRVANLVYWDGMKSDIKNYVVACDVCQRNKSDNLTPAGLLQPLPVPTQVWTDISMDFVTGLPKSMGKDTILVVVDRLTKYAHFLALGHPYTATEVAAVFLQEIVRLHGFPSSIVSDRDPLFLSNFWKALFRAAGTQLKFSSAYHPQTDGQTEVVNRCLEVYLRCLTGSKPKKWVSCLPWAEFWFNTNYNASSKMSPFQALYGQDPPLLFKGSTIPSKLDEVNKLSKDRDELLADLRDNLLKSQDIMRTYANKHRRQVEFEAGDWVFLKLQPYRRRSLAQRVNQKLSPRFYGPFQVLTKVGAVAYKLDLPSHSRIHPVFHVSLLKKAIGDSFQSQPLPPMLSEDHELQVYPESVLNVREDSPGNVEVLISWQNLPSCENSWKSVARIHEAFPDFHLEDKVNLQGGGIDKIKPPLIQVYRRKKKNFRSGTTMGGGAASTVAMETAEQPKQQGERGNTNLTDG; encoded by the exons ATGAGATTATCTATCATTGTAAGCTCCTCAAGTGAGGCTGCTCATAGTCATGAACAATACAGCATCAATGAAATAAGCAAAGCAACTTCAGTTTGGATAATAAAATTAGTCAATGTGGATTTGGAGCTGTCTAACATGAGATCAGAATTACTTGTAACTTGTCTTCAAATGGGTCTAGTATGCAATCAAATGGGTCTAGATTATGCCATAA agcaccatcCAGGTGCTGTGGTGCAATTGAATCgtgaagaaatggagaagaagacAACAATTAAGAAAAGGGAAGGTAAGGCGTTTCCAACCTTTGATGGTAAAGAGGCTTACTGGTGGTTGATCAAAGTGGAGCAGCACTGTGAGGCCATGGAAATGGCTGAAGAGAAGAAGTTCTCGGAGGCTGAGATGGCTTTGACGGGAGATGCTTTCTTCTGGTGGTATTTCTGGAAAAGAAGAAACCAGAATGCAAAATGGTGGGATTTTGTGAAGGCTTTACTGAAGAAATTCCAACCAGAAATGGATCCTGACATACCAGTATATGTTAAAGATTCTAGAGAGGAAGAAAGCCCAAGGATAAATGAAGTCTTGGAGAATGCAAGAGAAGGCCATTTAGTAGAATCAAAATCAGAGATGATAGAGACCACAGTAGAGGCGGAGAAATCCTTAACCTTTGAGATGCAAAGACCCAATCTTGAAGCAGAGGTTGTAAGAAGAGGTGATGGAGTGAGTCTTGGACCCCGGTGGAGAAAGCATCGAAAGATCCATCAACAACCGAAGACGATGAAGAGACGCAAGTCTCTGAATAAAGAAGGGGAGCCAAGACAGAGGAATGGTATGTGGGTCAAATGTCTTTCAAGGATCAAGCATCTTCCACCACAGGCATTGAACAGACTGCAACACTTGGCATCTGCAGAGATGATCTTGTTGAAAGAGGGGAAGACAGGAACAAAATGGGCTGCGTTAAGTGGTTTGACCAACTTCAAACAGTGGGATCCAGGAGGAGGTATTTTTCAGAGTCAAACTCCAGAAGTACTGATTAAAACTGCAGAACATTTGGAGCAGCCAACCTACATTGAAGGAGCATTGCCTACTtcccaccttgaggacaaggtggatCTTTTAGGGCGGG ACTGGGACACTTTTAAGTTGGCAATTCTGAAGAGGTTCCAAGTTTCAAGTACTCTCAATCCCTTTGCTGCTTTACTAGCCCTTAAGCAAGAAGATTCGGTGGCGGAATTTGTGGAACAATTTGAGAAATTTGCCGGCATGTTGAAAGACATTGATGAAACACACTTAATGGATATCTTTGTGAATGGTTTGAAGGAGGACATAGGTGCAGAAATTAAACTTTATGAACCAACAACCTTATCCATCATGGTCCAAAAGGTTTTAATGATTGAGCAGAAAAATCTTGCAGTTAGTAAGGTTCATCCAAATTCAACTTCTGGTTCAAGGTTCAGTAATTCTTATAAGTCACCATCAATTTCTCGAACTGTCACAGTTGATACTACACAGAAGAGTGGAGGCAAAAGTTACACACCATCTTCATCTTATTCTGGTAGTGTCTCTGTGGAAAAACCATTTCAAAGAAATCGACCGGGTAATTACCGTAGACTTTCTGATGCTGATTACCAGGAGAAGATCCGGAAAGGAGAATGTTTTCGCTGTGATGAAAAATTTGGGCCTAACCATGTGTGCAAGAACAAACAATTTCGAGTTATGCTGATGGAAGAGACTGGCGATTCTGAACCAGAAGATGATCCAGATTGTCACCCCGAAACGGAACCTGTCCCACATTTATCCTTGAATAGTATTGTTGGATTCACTTCTAGAAGGTCTTTCAAGGTTTGGGGAACTATTGAAGATCACAAAGTTGTGGTGTTAGTTGATTGTGGAGCAACTCATAATTTCATTTCCAAGGCGTTAGTACAGGAATTGCACTTGAAGGTTGAGGATACTCCATCTTATGTAGTTGAAGTAGGGGATGGTCATAAGATACCATGCAAGGGTGTTTGTAAGGACATGTCTTTGCTGTTACACAATGTGCCGGTCAATCAACAATTTTATTTGTTTGGCCTTGGCGGAGTGGACATTGTATTGGGCCTAGAATGGTTAGCAAGTCTTGGTGACATTAGAGCTAACTTTGAACAGTTGACTTTGCGGTTTACTATGAATGGCCAGAAGTTGTCACTCCAAGGGGATCCTGAATTATGCAAGAAGGATGCTTCTTTAAATTCCTTACTCAAGGCTTTGCAACATGGTGAGGGATTTCTCATTGATTTTCAACAAATTCAAGCAGAAACAGATTGGAGGGCTAATGTTCCAGCAGATTTAGTTTCCATTCTCCACCAATTTCCTTCCATCTTTGAACCGCCGGAAGGATTACCACCTCACCGTCGGCAAGATCATGCGATTCATCTCAAGGAAGGGGCGCAAATTCCTAACTTAAGACCTTATAGATATCCACATTACCAGAAAAACGAAATTGAGAAATTGGTTGCTGAAATGTTAGATGCCGGCATTATTCGTCCATCTACAAGTCCCTTCTCCAGCCCCATAATTCTGGTTCGAAAGAAAGATGGTAGTTGGCGGTTTTGTGTTGATTATCAGGCTTTAAACAAGATCACCGTGCCAGACAAATTTCCAATTCCAGTCATTGATGAATTGTTGGATGAAATAGGAGGGGCACGGATCTTTTCAAAGCTGGATTTGCGTTCCGGTTATCACCAAATCAGAATGAAGGAAGGTGACATTGAAAAAACTGCATTCAGAACTCATGAAGGTCATTACGAATTTCTGGTACTTCCTTTTGGTCTCACTAATGCACCCTCTTCTTTTCAATCTTTAATGAATGAAGTTTTGAGGCCCCTTCTCCGCAAGTTTGTATTAGTTTTCTTCGATGATATTTTGATCTATAGCCTCTCCATGGAAGATCATATCCAACATTTGCACACTGTTTTATCTCTATTACAACAACATGATTTGAAAGTCAATGGGaagaaatgcacttttggccAAGAGACTTTGGAGTATTTGGGTCACATCATTTCTGCAGGTGGAGTTTCTGCTGATCCAAAGAAATTACAGGCTATGTGGTTGTGGCCTACTCCCAAGGACATCAAAAGTTTAAGGGGTTTTCTTGGACTAACAGGTTATTACCGCCGTTTTGTACAGAATTATGGGAAGATTGCGAAACCTTTGACTAATTTATTGAAGAAAGATGCTTTTCAATGGAGTTCTGATGCTCATGCTGCTTTTGAACAATTAAAGAATGCCATGACTACTCTTCCTATGCTGGCTGTTCCTGATTTTACCAAGCCTTTTGTTTTAGAGACTGACGCTTCAGGTACAGGTTTGGGTGCTGTTTTATTGCAGGAAGGTCGCCCTTTGGCTTTTTGGAGTACAACTTTATCTGATCGGAATCAAAGGAAATCAGTCTATGATCGCGAACTGATGGCGGTTGTCAAAGCTGTCCAAAAATGGCGCCATTACTTGTTGGGTCATCATTTTATAATCCGAACTGATCAGaaaagtttgaagtttttggcaGATCAACGCATGTTAGGTGAAGAACAATTCAAGTGGGTTTCTAAGTTGGCTGGGTTTGACTTTGATATTCAGTACAAACCGGGTAAAGACAATTCTGCTGCTGATGCCTTATCCCGGCGGAGTTCTTATTGCGCCATTTCTATCTTACAAATTCATGATTTTGAAGAATGGGTGGAAGAAGTCAATAAAGATGACAAGTTGCAGAAAATTATTCAAGACTTGATTCTGGACCCTACTTCTCATTCCGGTTATGTCTTGCGTGATCAGAAACTATTCTTTAAAGGTAGATTGGTTTTATCCAAGACTTCCTCCCGTATACCAGTCATCTTGAAAGAGTTTCATTCTTCATTGATGGGAGGGCATTCCGGAATCTTCAGAACATACAAAAGGGTAGCCAACTTGGTTTATTGGGACGGCATGAAATCTGACATCAAGAACTATGTGGTTGCTTGCGATGTTTGCCAAAGGAACAAAAGTGATAATTTAACTCCGGCAGGCTTATTGCAACCTTTACCCGTTCCTACTCAAGTTTGGACAGAtatttccatggattttgtCACTGGTTTACCTAAATCCATGGGGAAAGACACCATTCTGGTAGTAGTTGATCGTCTTACAAAATATGCACATTTCTTGGCCTTGGGTCATCCCTATACAGCTACTGAGGTTGCTGCTGTATTCCTTCAAGAAATTGTCAGGCTACATGGTTTTCCTTCCTCCATTGTATCTGATCGAGATCCCCTTTTCTTGAGCAATTTTTGGAAGGCACTTTTCCGAGCAGCAGGTACTCAATTGAAATttagttctgcttatcatccccAAACTGATGGCCAAACCGAAGTTGTCAACCGGTGCTTGGAGGTGTACTTGCGCTGTCTTACTGGTTCCAAACCCAAAAAATGGGTTTCTTGTCTTCCATGGGCTGAATTCTGGTTTAATACTAATTATAATGCTTCCAGCAAAATGTCACCTTTTCAAGCCTTGTATGGGCAGGATCCTCCTCTTCTTTTCAAAGGTTCGACCATTCCTTCCAAGTTAGATGAGGTTAATAAACTTTCTAAGGACCGGGACGAATTGTTGGCAGATTTGCGGGACAACTTGCTTAAGTCTCAGGATATCATGCGTACATATGCCAACAAACATAGAAGACAAGTGGAATTTGAAGCTGGCGATTGGGTCTTCTTGAAGTTGCAGCCTTATAGAAGGCGATCTTTGGCTCAACGAGTTAATCAGAAACTCAGTCCACGATTCTATGGGCCATTCCAAGTGTTAACCAAAGTTGGAGCTGTAGCTTATAAATTAGACCTTCCTTCCCATAGCAGAATTCATCCGGTGTTCCATGTCTCTCTTCTTAAGAAAGCCATTGGTGATTCGTTTCAATCTCAGCCCTTGCCTCCAATGCTATCTGAAGATCACGAGTTGCAAGTTTATCCCGAATCGGTTCTCAATGTTCGTGAAGATTCTCCTGGTAATGTTGAGGTTCTGATTTCCTGGCAGAATCTTCCTTCTTGTGAGAATAGTTGGAAGTCGGTGGCCCGCATTCATGAAGCCTTTCCAGACtttcaccttgaggacaaggtgaatctTCAAGGGGGGGGTATTGATAAGATTAAACCTCCTTTGATCCAAGTTTATCGCCGGAAAAAGAAGAATTTCAGGTCTGGAACCACCATGGGGGGTGGCGCAGCCTCTACTGTGGCCATGGAGACTGCTGAGCAGCCAAAACAGCAAGGAGAGAGGGGAAATACGAATTTGACAGATGGATAG